Proteins encoded together in one Deinococcus hopiensis KR-140 window:
- a CDS encoding SRPBCC family protein — MNFNQTGQEQIQAPPGVVWAFVCDAARVARCLPHVQDVDARGEGAAEASVQVGVGMLRGKFKLRVEVFPDASAQHVRVRVRGGGLGSNVELNAGATVVDNGGGTTRLDWNGEASLSGPVAKVGGRSLDGRLQGLIRQTFRNMGNQLRTQGVMLV; from the coding sequence ATGAACTTCAATCAGACAGGACAGGAACAGATTCAGGCCCCCCCCGGCGTGGTGTGGGCCTTTGTGTGCGACGCGGCGCGGGTGGCACGCTGCCTGCCCCACGTGCAGGACGTGGACGCGCGGGGCGAGGGAGCCGCCGAGGCGAGCGTGCAGGTGGGCGTCGGGATGCTGCGCGGCAAGTTCAAGCTGCGCGTGGAGGTCTTTCCCGACGCCTCGGCCCAGCACGTGCGGGTGCGGGTGCGGGGTGGCGGCCTGGGCAGCAATGTGGAGCTGAACGCTGGGGCCACGGTGGTGGACAACGGCGGCGGCACCACCCGACTGGACTGGAACGGTGAAGCCAGCCTCAGCGGGCCGGTGGCGAAAGTTGGGGGACGCTCCTTGGACGGCCGCCTTCAGGGCCTGATTCGTCAGACCTTCCGCAACATGGGCAACCAGCTGCGGACCCAGGGCGTGATGCTGGTCTAG
- a CDS encoding MarR family winged helix-turn-helix transcriptional regulator, which yields MENGPDPAALEQARQAHVGRRLHRAARAYNVLALEQLHARGHTALSLAHTNLLPHLGTEGTRIVTLAERAGMTKQAASQLVGELETCGYVERRPDPADGRATRIQFTASGWQYLLDAQEVKRAIEAEYRARLGEDLWNNLNEALEQLNAMDGDGNR from the coding sequence ATGGAGAATGGACCCGATCCCGCTGCCCTTGAACAGGCCCGGCAGGCCCATGTGGGCCGCCGCCTGCACCGCGCGGCCCGCGCATACAACGTGCTGGCTCTCGAACAACTTCATGCGCGGGGGCATACGGCCCTGAGCCTGGCCCACACCAACCTGCTGCCCCACCTGGGGACGGAGGGCACGCGCATCGTCACGCTGGCCGAGCGGGCCGGGATGACGAAGCAGGCCGCCAGTCAGCTGGTAGGCGAACTGGAAACCTGCGGATACGTGGAACGCCGCCCCGATCCGGCAGACGGACGGGCCACCCGGATTCAGTTCACAGCTTCCGGCTGGCAGTACTTGCTCGACGCCCAGGAGGTCAAGCGGGCCATTGAGGCCGAGTACCGCGCCCGGCTGGGAGAGGATCTGTGGAACAACCTGAACGAGGCCCTGGAGCAGCTGAACGCGATGGACGGCGACGGGAACAGGTAG